A stretch of Motacilla alba alba isolate MOTALB_02 chromosome 18, Motacilla_alba_V1.0_pri, whole genome shotgun sequence DNA encodes these proteins:
- the JPT1 gene encoding jupiter microtubule associated homolog 1 isoform X1: MTTTATFSGMDPNGRNSSRVLRPPGGGSNFSLGFDEPQEQPVRRNKMASSIFGTPEENPPSWAKAAGAKPGETRDSCESSGPQRTNSTEANCGDFVDPKGGDVGGDIFENTEADVEAAPGQSEEKSLPAAPVPSPVAPAPAPSRRNPPGGKSSLVLG, from the exons ATGACCACTACGGCCACGTTCTCGGGCATGGACCCCAATGGCAGGAACAGCTCCAG AGTGCTGCGTCCTCCCGGCGGCGGCTCcaacttctccctgggcttTGATGAGCCCCAAGAACAGCCCGTGAGGAGGAACAAAATGGCATCCAGCATCTTTGGAACTCCTGAGGAGAACCCACCTTCCTGGGCTAAAGCAGCAG GGGCTAAGCCAGGTGAAACCAGAGACAGCTGTGAATCCTCCGGACCACAAAGAACAAACTCAACTGAGGCAAACTGTGGAGACTTCGTAGATCCCAAG GGAGGAGATGTTGGTGGTGACATTTTTG aaaacACTGAGGCTGATGTAGAAGCTGCCCCAGGTCAGAGTGAAGAAAagtccctgcctgctgcacctGTTCCTAGCCCAGTAGCACCAGCACCTGCACCCTCCAGGAGAAATCCACCCGGTGGCAAGTCCAGCCTAGTGCTTGGTTAA
- the JPT1 gene encoding jupiter microtubule associated homolog 1 isoform X3 has translation MTTTATFSGMDPNGRNSSRVLRPPGGGSNFSLGFDEPQEQPVRRNKMASSIFGTPEENPPSWAKAAGAKPGETRDSCESSGPQRTNSTEANCGDFVDPKGGDVGGDIFEHRS, from the exons ATGACCACTACGGCCACGTTCTCGGGCATGGACCCCAATGGCAGGAACAGCTCCAG AGTGCTGCGTCCTCCCGGCGGCGGCTCcaacttctccctgggcttTGATGAGCCCCAAGAACAGCCCGTGAGGAGGAACAAAATGGCATCCAGCATCTTTGGAACTCCTGAGGAGAACCCACCTTCCTGGGCTAAAGCAGCAG GGGCTAAGCCAGGTGAAACCAGAGACAGCTGTGAATCCTCCGGACCACAAAGAACAAACTCAACTGAGGCAAACTGTGGAGACTTCGTAGATCCCAAG GGAGGAGATGTTGGTGGTGACATTTTTG agcacagAAGCTGA
- the ARMC7 gene encoding armadillo repeat-containing protein 7, producing the protein MELGRLEYLQALVTEFQVTDSTEAKEQVLANLANFAYDPSNYEYLRQLQVLDLFLDMLTEDNETLVEFAMGGLCNLCLDKTNKEYILEANGVEPIINCLSSSNEETVVSAVTTLMFLTTPRSRAQTTALPVVECMLRFSLSANTRLSNLASIFLQDYCSPPQVEEARSLSKHSAVGIPLPKD; encoded by the exons ATGGAACTGGGTCGGCTGGAGTACCTGCAGGCGCTCGTCACCGAGTTCCAGGTGACGGACAGCACAG AGGCCAAGGAGCAGGTGCTGGCGAACCTGGCCAACTTCGCCTACGATCCCAGCAACTACGAGTATCTCcggcagctccaggtgctggacCTGTTCCTCGATATGCTTACCGAGGACAACGAGACCCTCGTGGAGTTTGCCATGG GTGGTCTTTGCAATCTATGCTTggataaaacaaacaaagagtACATCCTGGAGGCCAACGGGGTGGAGCCCATCATCAACTGCCTGTCCAGCTCCAACGAGGAGACCGTGGTGTCGGCCGTGACCACGCTGATGTTCCTGACGACGCCGCGGTCGCGCGCGCAGACCACGGCACTGCCCGTGGTGGAGTGCATGCTCCGCTTCTCGCTCTCAGCCAACACGCGCCTCAGTAACCTGGCATCAATCTTCCTGCAGGATTACTGCAGCCCTCCGCAGGTGGAGGAGGCCAGGAGCCTCAGCAAGCACTCGGCAGTGGGCATTCCTCTGCCCAAGgactga
- the SUMO2 gene encoding small ubiquitin-related modifier 2 — translation MADEKPKEGVKTENNDHINLKVAGQDGSVVQFKIKRHTPLSKLMKAYCERQGLSMRQIRFRFDGQPINETDTPAQLEMEDEDTIDVFQQQTGGVY, via the exons ATGGCCGACGAGAAGCCCAAG GAAGGAGTGAAGACTGAAAACAATGACCACATTAATCTGAAGGTGGCAGGGCAAGATGGGTCTGTGGTGCAGTTTAAGATTAAGAGGCACACACCACTTAGTAAACTAATGAAAGCCTATTGTGAACGACAG GGGTTGTCAATGAGGCAAATCAGATTCCGGTTCGATGGGCAGCCAATTAATGAAACAGACACACCTGCACAG ttgGAAATGGAGGATGAAGATACAATTGATGTGTTCCAGCAGCAAACAGGAGGAGTTTactaa
- the JPT1 gene encoding jupiter microtubule associated homolog 1 isoform X2, translated as MTTTATFSGMDPNGRNSSRVLRPPGGGSNFSLGFDEPQEQPVRRNKMASSIFGTPEENPPSWAKAAGAKPGETRDSCESSGPQRTNSTEANCGDFVDPKGGDVGGDIFANSTFTGRIKPSYCFCKCLY; from the exons ATGACCACTACGGCCACGTTCTCGGGCATGGACCCCAATGGCAGGAACAGCTCCAG AGTGCTGCGTCCTCCCGGCGGCGGCTCcaacttctccctgggcttTGATGAGCCCCAAGAACAGCCCGTGAGGAGGAACAAAATGGCATCCAGCATCTTTGGAACTCCTGAGGAGAACCCACCTTCCTGGGCTAAAGCAGCAG GGGCTAAGCCAGGTGAAACCAGAGACAGCTGTGAATCCTCCGGACCACAAAGAACAAACTCAACTGAGGCAAACTGTGGAGACTTCGTAGATCCCAAG GGAGGAGATGTTGGTGGTGACATTTTTG CAAACTCCACATTCACAGGAAGAATCAAACCCAGCTACTGCTTCTGCAAATGTCTGTATTAA
- the NT5C gene encoding 5'(3')-deoxyribonucleotidase, cytosolic type, whose amino-acid sequence MHIHTAMCICMSALAGAGGAAAACAGAARRAGLGMGSAAAPLRVLLDMDGVLADFEGAVLREFRARFPAEPRVELEERRGFSVREQYRSLREDLAAKVASVYESPGFFLDLDPIPGALEAVQEMLHMQDTEVFICTSPLRKYEHCIVEKYKWVEKHLGPEFVERIILTRDKTVVAADLLFDDKDTIQGAEPNPSWEHILFTCCHNRHVQLPAPRQRLHSWADDWKAILESKRRQ is encoded by the exons ATGCATATTCATACAGCAATGTGCATATGCATGAGCGCGCTCGCGGGAGCCGGGGGCGCTGCGGCCGCGTGTGCTGGAGCGgcgcgccgggccgggctcggcatgggcagcgcggccgcgccGCTGCGGGTGCTGCTGGACATGGACGGGGTCCTGGCCGACTTCGAGGGCGCGGTGCTGCGGGAATTCCGCGCCCGCTTCCCGGCGGAGCCGCGCGTGGAGCTGGAGGAGCGCAGGGGCTTCTCGGTGCGGGAGCAGTACCGCAGCCTGCGGGAGGACCTGGCG GCCAAGGTAGCCAGTGTCTATGAGTCACCTGGCTTCTTCCTAGACTTGGATCCAATTCCAGGAGCCCTGGAAGCTGTGCAGGAGATGCTCCACATGCAGGA TACTGAAGTCTTCATTTGCACAAGCCCTCTCCGGAAATACGAGCACTGCATTGTGGAAAAG TATAAGTGGGTAGAGAAACACTTGGGACCCGAGTTTGTGGAGCGGATTATTCTGACCCGAGACAAGACCGTGGTGGCTGCTGACCTGCTGTTTGATGACAAGGACACCATCCAAG GCGCAGAGCCAAACCCGAGCTGGGAGCACATCCTGTTCACCTGCTGCCACAACAGGCAtgtccagctgccagccccacgcCAGCGCCTGCACTCCTGGGCTGACGACTGGAAGGCCATCCTGGAAAGCAAGCGCAGGCAGTAG